AGCGCATAATCCCCTTCGCCTTTGCCAACAAGGTGATCTTCCGGGAGCCGACCCTGATCGCGGTGATGGACTGCCCGTGCAAGGTCGCCCGCAAGTCCTGCAAGCCCGTGGGCTGCTGCATAGCGGTGGGCAGGGATTTCGCCCCCATCTGGCTGGAGCATTGCCGGGAGCGTTACAACGCCCACCAGGTGACCCAGGCCGAGGCGCTGGAGCTCATCGACAGGATGCGAAAGACCGGCCACGTTCAGCAGGCCTTTTTAAAGGTGGGGACCGGGGGCTTGACCGGCGTCATCTGCAACTGCTGCCCCAAGTGCTGCGTCAGCCTGGACGCCAGCCGGATAGCGAAAAAATTCGACAAAAATCTTTATATGAACGCGGAATCGGGTTATTCTGTAGAGCGTAACACGGAAAAATGCATCTCCTGCGGAAAATGCGCGGAAATCTGCCCCTTCGGGGCGGTGGGCATGGAGGGCGGTGCGCCGGTCTACGACAAGGCCCTTTGCATGGGCTGCGAGCTGTGCGTTGACAGCTGCGCCCAGGGGGCCATAAGCCTTTACGCCGACCCGGACAAGGTGCTGCCCTTGGACCTCGATCTTGCCAGGAAAGAGCTTCTGAAACAGTCATGATCAATTCGGTCATCAAGCCCGGAGCGGCCAGGGGCGTGGCCGCAGCAAGAAGGCTCATCAGCCCCTTGGGGCCGGTGGGCGGCGTCTCCTTACGGAACAGCCTTCGTCCGTCGGTTCATGCGGGCAGCGCCACGGCAAGAAACGCCCCGGATTTTTCCGAGCCGGATTTCCTGTTCAAGCTCCTTTTCAACACACGCGGCTATGCCTTGGGCTCCCACAGGTTTTTCATGGATTCGGCGGTGGCCCTGCTTCCCACGCCAAAGGGGGCGCGGTATCGCTATTCGCGCCTCGCGGGCGTTCCGGTCATGTGGATAGGTGGCTACGAGAAAAAGGGCGGCCCGCTTCTTTTTTACCTTCACGGAGGCGGTTACGTGATGGGCTCGCCAAGAACCCACCGCAGCCTATCGGCCTACCTGTGCCGGGCGTCCAAGGCCAAGGGGCTGGTTGTGGATTACAGGCTGGCCCCCGAACATCCCTTTCCGGCGGCCCTGGAAGACGTCCTGGACGTATACCGCTTTCTGGTGAAGAACGGGATGGATTCAAAAAACATCCTGGTGGCAGGGGATTCCGCAGGCGGAGGTCTTACGGCGGCCCTTCTGCTGGCAATCGCCCGAGAGAATCTACCCATGCCCTGCGCGGCCCATCTCATGAGCCCCTGGGCGGACCTCACCGCCAGCCGCCGCTATTACCGTTTCATGCGCCATAGGGCGAAACACGTTGTGGACTGGGGAGCCGACGCCATGGCGGCCATGTACGTGGGGGAAAGTGACCCTGCCGATCCCCTCATCAGCCCGGTCTACGGCGATTTCACCGGCGTCTGCCCCATGTTGATAACAGCGGGCCGCTCGGAGCCGCTCCGGCACGACGGAAGGATTCTTGCGGAACACGCCCGCAGCTTCGGGGTGGACGCAAGGTTTCTGCCCTACGATGGTCCGGTTCACGTGTTCCAGGCCCTTGCCCCCCTGGTGGGTTCCGCAGAAGCCCTCATCGAGCGGGCAGGGGCTTTTTTCATCGAGCAGTTAGGGCAGTAGGCTTCAATCATAGGGCCTTCGAGGCCCTTCCCTCAGCCGTCCAGGCCCAGCATGGCGGAGATTTCCGCCGTATAGCCCCCGTTTTCGTGGATGAAAAGGGGAGGCTCCAGAAGAAGTTCCGGGCCTGAACCCTTTCTGGCCTCCACCAGTATAAGGCTTGCGGGCTCGTCCTTTTTGGGATGGACCATGCGAAGGCGCTTGGGCTCCAGCCCGTTTGCGCAAAGCGTGCTTACGCAGTGGGCCAGGCGGGACGCCGGGTAAACGCAGAAAAAGCTCCCCCTGGGAGAGAGAAGCCGGGAGGCGGCCTCCGCAGCCTGGGCAAGGCTTCCGGCGATTTCGTGGCGGGCGATGGCCTTGGGGGAGAGAGGGTTGGGCCTGCCTGACCCGGACTTGCGAAACGGGGGATTTGAGACAACCGCGTCGATTTTTCCGGGAAGGCCGGGGCAGGGGAGAGTCGTAAAGTCCCGCTGAATGACCTTCACCCTGTCCGAAAAGCCATTGCGCATGGCGTTTTGCGCGGCGGCTTCGGCAAGCTCCCTCTGCAGCTCCAGGCCGTAAACGCACACATCCGGAAACCTGTGGGCCAGTATGAGCCCGATGACTCCGCTTCCGCAGCCCAGGTCAACAATGGTGTCGCTTTTTTTGGCCCTCACGAAAAAGGCCAGCAAAACCGCGTCCAATGAAAACCGGTAGCCGTTCTTCGGTTGCAACACGGTGATTTTACCGGATAAAATAGCGTCTTCGGTGTACCGCCCGCCGTCTCCGTCCGAAGAGGCATCAATCCCGGCCTCAGGTTCTGCGGTTTCCTTCAAAGGGTTCACCTTCCCACCTTGAACCTGATTTCAGAAACGATGTCGCCGCCCAAAAATGCGTTGATGCGGGCCTTCAGGTCGTCCCGCAGATAGATCAGTTCCTGGCACAGGGCCGCGTTTTCCACGCTGGCCACCAGGACCCCGTTCTTGAACGCTGCAGGAGTCGCCGGTATGGGCGCGGCCTCGCAGGCCTTTTCCCAGGCGCGCCAGACTGCGCCCAAGTCCGTTTTTCCGGCCTTTCCCATGATTCGGTCCAGAACCAGCGAAAAGGCCTCCGGCTCGACCCTGATCTTTGAGTTTCTCCGTCCCATGAAGGGATTATTCCCGGCCAGGACCTTTAAGTCAAGAGTGCAGACCGTACCCGTGAAAAACCTCATTGGACTTGCCCAGGGGGTGGAAATTATGGCATAGTGACGGAAAAATCATGGAAAGGCGGAGAACGGATTGAAAATGAACGCGAAACGATTCGCCGTGGCTGCCGGTCTTGCAGCCTTCCTGTTGCTTTCCGGGCTTTCCCCGGCCCTGGCCTGGGCTCCGGGGGAACAGATAGGCCCCGACCTGGACTGGCTCCATGCCCCGTCCGACAGGGCCATGCCCAAGGATGCAACGGAGCCGAAACAGGGCGAGGTCTGGGTCGAACCTGTAACCGGCATGGAAATGCTTTATGTTCCTTCCGGCTGCTTCATGATGGGCAGCCCGCCGGAACTGAGGGAGCCTGAGGACGACGACGACGAGGGGCCGGTCACCAGGGTGTGCCTAACCGGTTTCTACATGGGCAGGTACGAGGTGACCAACGCCCAGTACAGAAAGTTTCGCAAGGAGCACAACAGCGGCGAGTACAAGGTTCCGGGAAACGTTCCCAAGGCCTTTACCTTGAACGACGACGACCAGCCCGTGGTGAACGTGAGTTGGAACGACGCCATGACCTTTTGCAGGTGGCTTTCCGACCAGTCCGGCAACAAGTGGATATTCAGCCTCCCCACCGAGGCGGAACACGAATACGCCTGCCGGGCCGGTACAACCACCATCCGCTTCTGGGGGGACGCGCCAGAAGACGCTTGCAAATACGCCAATGTGGCCGACGCTTCCGCCAAGGAAAAATTTTCCAAGTGGAAGAAGATGTTTCCCTGCGACGACAAGTACGTGGTGACCGCGCCGGTGGGGAAATTCGCCCCCAATCCCTGGGGCTTTTACGATATTCTGGGCAACGTCTGGGAATGGTGCATAGATTGGAAGGGCCATTACCCCAAGGATTTGAAGGCTCCCCTGGTGAATCCCACGGGGCCCGCCCAGTCAAAGGAGGGCCGCCAGGTCAGGGGCGGAAGCTGGGACAACCCGCCAGCCGGGGTCCGTTGCGCGAACCGGAGCTACGGAACGGCCAATTTCAGAAGGTACAACGATGGGTTTAGGGTGGTTCGCATCAACTGACTGCACCCGGAAGCTGTTTCCGGCCTTAAAAAACCATTCCGGCGTAGCCCACGAAGCTCGATCCCCCGCCCTTTTCAAGGCTTGTGGTGTAGGCGATTTTCTGGGCCGTTACCGCCCCCAGGCTCTTTGACGCCGCAATGGCAGCAGCAGCCGCGCCCCCGCAACATGCGTTATGGTTGGAAAGCGACTCGCTTATCACTCCCTCCGCATCCAGTTCCATCATTTTATTCATAACCGCAAAGTCGTTCTGCTCCTTCACCCATTTTACGGCCCCCGGCCCCTGGCCCCTGGGCGAAAACCCGTAGTTGGGGCCGTAGTGGGTGAGGTCCGTGGAGCCTATTACCGAAAGGCGGTATCCGAGGTGAGAGGCCACGTCAACCACCGCGCGGGCAACTGCCAGGGAGCGGATCGTGGGCGGCGCGCCGATTCCCAGCACCTTCACGTCCCCGAAAAAATACCTCACAAGGGGAAGCTGAAGCTCTATGGTGTTGTCCGGGCTGTGGCTTTCAGGGCTTTCCACCAGAAAATCGAAGCCCTTCACCAATAGCGCCGCAGCGTCTTCGGCCACGGAAAGGTTTCCCAGCGGGGTTTCGTATTCGCCCTTATCCATTATTATGTTGGGATGCGAAGGCCCCAGGTGCATTCCGAAAACACAGATTAGATCTGGCTTTCTAAGGGCCGCCATCACGGCCATCACCTTTGCCGCCACCTCGCCCGAATAATACCAGCCCGCGTGGGGGACTATTCCTCCCACCCCCAAAATCCCATGAGCGGGCTTAGGGAGGCCATTTTCGAGAAAGCCCTCTATGGCCGCCCTGCATTCCCCCGGGGTTCCCGGATACCAGGAACCGGCAAAATCCGCCCTTCGTATCATGCGCCCTCCCAAGGTGTCGGTCCCGGATCAAAAAAGCGTTACCTATCCGGCGTTTATGGCCGTGATTTCATTCCATGAAAGTACCTCATTGTATACGCCGTTTGAGGCCTTGCTTGCAAGGGCGAAATCCGGTTTGCGGGCGCACGCCCGGCGCATAAAAAAAGTCGGATTTTTTCGGAATCGTTTTAACAAGGAGGAATCGGGAAATATTGTATTCGGACGGGCCGGATGTTATTATTGAAAAATATGTCTGCCCCTTCCACGACCCGCACATGGACCGGCCATCATGAATTCCAAAGACGCCTACCACGGCATGAAACTCGCGCTTGCCAGAAACGTTGCCATCGGCGCGAACCCCACTGCGGCCAAATTCAGCCAGACCTTTCTGGAGGAGTTCGGGGAGCCGCCCACGGACGAAATGATAGGGGAATTCCAAAAAATCAGGAAGGAGATGGAAAGAAACGAGGTGACCTCGCCGAATTTTGCGGTTCCGCCCAAAAGCGACCCTGCGCCCGCGGCTTCTTCCATCGATCCGGTGGAAAAGGGAGCTTTGCGCGTTGTTTTAAAAGCCGCCTTTCAGGCAGCCGTGGCCGTGACCGACCCATCCGGGCTCATCACGGCCTTTTCATCCGGCGCGTCCCGCATGTTCGGCCTTCCGTCGGACGCGGTTTTGGGCCAGGGAATCGAAAAACTGTTCCTGGCCGCCGAACTGGATGTCTATGCAAAGGTC
This region of Deltaproteobacteria bacterium genomic DNA includes:
- a CDS encoding 4Fe-4S binding protein, with the translated sequence MLKPSSWQIIARHGLRIDRALHNWVYFFFYRPYVKSAFISQRLIEKHLLWFKPLAKPVRAVFNRYHSKVLSRGDVKKILTLDRDVLLGPDRDKRIIPFAFANKVIFREPTLIAVMDCPCKVARKSCKPVGCCIAVGRDFAPIWLEHCRERYNAHQVTQAEALELIDRMRKTGHVQQAFLKVGTGGLTGVICNCCPKCCVSLDASRIAKKFDKNLYMNAESGYSVERNTEKCISCGKCAEICPFGAVGMEGGAPVYDKALCMGCELCVDSCAQGAISLYADPDKVLPLDLDLARKELLKQS
- a CDS encoding alpha/beta hydrolase encodes the protein MINSVIKPGAARGVAAARRLISPLGPVGGVSLRNSLRPSVHAGSATARNAPDFSEPDFLFKLLFNTRGYALGSHRFFMDSAVALLPTPKGARYRYSRLAGVPVMWIGGYEKKGGPLLFYLHGGGYVMGSPRTHRSLSAYLCRASKAKGLVVDYRLAPEHPFPAALEDVLDVYRFLVKNGMDSKNILVAGDSAGGGLTAALLLAIARENLPMPCAAHLMSPWADLTASRRYYRFMRHRAKHVVDWGADAMAAMYVGESDPADPLISPVYGDFTGVCPMLITAGRSEPLRHDGRILAEHARSFGVDARFLPYDGPVHVFQALAPLVGSAEALIERAGAFFIEQLGQ
- a CDS encoding tRNA1(Val) (adenine(37)-N6)-methyltransferase, whose amino-acid sequence is MNPLKETAEPEAGIDASSDGDGGRYTEDAILSGKITVLQPKNGYRFSLDAVLLAFFVRAKKSDTIVDLGCGSGVIGLILAHRFPDVCVYGLELQRELAEAAAQNAMRNGFSDRVKVIQRDFTTLPCPGLPGKIDAVVSNPPFRKSGSGRPNPLSPKAIARHEIAGSLAQAAEAASRLLSPRGSFFCVYPASRLAHCVSTLCANGLEPKRLRMVHPKKDEPASLILVEARKGSGPELLLEPPLFIHENGGYTAEISAMLGLDG
- a CDS encoding DUF721 domain-containing protein; amino-acid sequence: MGRRNSKIRVEPEAFSLVLDRIMGKAGKTDLGAVWRAWEKACEAAPIPATPAAFKNGVLVASVENAALCQELIYLRDDLKARINAFLGGDIVSEIRFKVGR
- a CDS encoding formylglycine-generating enzyme family protein; the encoded protein is MNAKRFAVAAGLAAFLLLSGLSPALAWAPGEQIGPDLDWLHAPSDRAMPKDATEPKQGEVWVEPVTGMEMLYVPSGCFMMGSPPELREPEDDDDEGPVTRVCLTGFYMGRYEVTNAQYRKFRKEHNSGEYKVPGNVPKAFTLNDDDQPVVNVSWNDAMTFCRWLSDQSGNKWIFSLPTEAEHEYACRAGTTTIRFWGDAPEDACKYANVADASAKEKFSKWKKMFPCDDKYVVTAPVGKFAPNPWGFYDILGNVWEWCIDWKGHYPKDLKAPLVNPTGPAQSKEGRQVRGGSWDNPPAGVRCANRSYGTANFRRYNDGFRVVRIN
- the amrB gene encoding AmmeMemoRadiSam system protein B, with translation MIRRADFAGSWYPGTPGECRAAIEGFLENGLPKPAHGILGVGGIVPHAGWYYSGEVAAKVMAVMAALRKPDLICVFGMHLGPSHPNIIMDKGEYETPLGNLSVAEDAAALLVKGFDFLVESPESHSPDNTIELQLPLVRYFFGDVKVLGIGAPPTIRSLAVARAVVDVASHLGYRLSVIGSTDLTHYGPNYGFSPRGQGPGAVKWVKEQNDFAVMNKMMELDAEGVISESLSNHNACCGGAAAAAIAASKSLGAVTAQKIAYTTSLEKGGGSSFVGYAGMVF